The Entelurus aequoreus isolate RoL-2023_Sb linkage group LG04, RoL_Eaeq_v1.1, whole genome shotgun sequence nucleotide sequence GAGATCAGTGTCATCACAGCTGCACTGCGGAGTGACTCCCAAGACAAACATTCACAGTTTCTTCGAGGTAAGAGAACCATTTGATATAATACTCCCCCTTTGGGTTCAAAGAGCATTTCAGAAGACGGGTTTGTTTCTACCAGGGCTTTTTGAAACACTGCCTGGTCGTATACAATGTGAGATGTTGCTGAAAGCCACCGAGCAGTGCTTCAACACTTTGGAGAAGGCGGAGATGCTGTTGCTTTTATTAAAGCGCTTTCCAGAGTCTGTTGTCCAACATGGGGTAAGTCACGATAACAGTAACAGGATGTACacactacagtgtttcccacacattcatttatttgtggcggcccgccacgaaagaattacgtccgccacaaataaaaaaataaaaaattatatatatatatatatatattttttgtcctgtgcagcttctcaggcaaatcatatagttgatgtagatgccaatataggctgttcacatttaatttacaaaagagaagtgtaggatacttctcttgttgccttatttgtatttgaccactactgttttctgtttatttgttactgactgtggcaggacacctctgcctctgtttcactttatgttgctggtaaataatatgcttgtagtagtaggctaaagtgaaattatttagtatgcactaattaaaggggcagagctttaagagacatttgagcttttatatttttataagatatattttttgtaagaaccacaattaataaatatatttcagtgaataacttattgttcaaatctgtatataaatatgtacataaagtgttgtaattatattgtaaaatggatggatggatggacgtttaaaacaaaactgttattattaattagtaagtatacagtttttgagcctttttagagaaaatcatatcattgtagtaaattatgcaaattgatcaatgatgtcatggtgactacgcccatagccacgcccccaccgccacaggtatcttggcagtttatgggaaacactgcactaggGCagtgcgatatggctgaaaactgtatcatgatATAGATTTTATACTGGTTGATTTCAATAATAATTGATATGTTTTATGACATATGAAAATAACAGACCAagagaaaaatatatgaaatgaggcctttaatcccaggaacaccatgcccaccatcaagcatggtggtggtagtattatgctctaggcctgttttgctgccaatggaactggtgctttaaatgggacaaagaaaaaggaggattgcctcCCAATTTttaaggacaagctaaaatcatcagcccggaggttgggtcttgggcgcagttgggtgttccaacaggacaatgaccccaaacacacgacaaaagtggtaaaggaatggctaaatcaggctagaatgaaggttttagaatggccttccccaagtcctgacttaaacgtgtggacaatgctgaagaaacaagtccatgtcagaaaaccaacacatttagctgaattgcaccaattttgtcaagaggagtggtcaaaaattcaaccagaggcttgccagaagcttgtggatggctaccaaaagcgccttattgcaatgaaacttgccaagggacaagtaagcaaatattaacattgctgtatgtatacttttgacccagcagatttgctcacattttcagtagactcataataaattcataaaagaaccaaatttcatgaattttgtttgtgaccaacaagtatgtgctccaatcactctatcacaagaaaataagagttgtagaaatgactggaaactcaagacagccatgacatgatgttctttacaagagtatgtgcacttttgatcgtgactgtaggTGAGTCTAGGCGAGACACTGTTGGAGGCAGAAGCATCTGAGAAAGTGGAGTCGCCTGTCAACTGCTTCAGAAAACTTTTCGGTGAGTGAAACACGTGCGCGGACGATGGTTGACTTCCAATTTGTTCGACCTCATTGGTGCCCCGATGTTTCACGTAGTTTCTCTCTTCGTGTTACAGTGTGTGACGTCCTCCCTCTGCTGATAAACAACATGGATATGCGCCTGCCCGCCAGCCTGATGCAGAAATACATTCTCAAAGCTGCTGAATTCTACATCGGCTATGTCGCCCGAGGACCTTCACCGGATGGACCGATGAATGGTAACGCAGAGCTCCCTCGTTATGTTTACATTTATTCTGCTCGAATTAATCCTGGATGTCATGTTATTTTTCTTCCCACTTTCTCTCAGTCTCTCAAGAAGGTGGTCCACTTAAGTCTCCCTCTGTCTCGCGGGGCTCTCAACGCTATGTGATTGACGGCTTGTCGGAGAAGTCATCGGTGGTAGCTGAACCTTGGGAGAGGCTGTTGGACCTTCTTGCTGTTGTCGGAGCTCGATGTGAATGGCAGGGAGACAAAGGACAGAGGTAGGCAAGCAACTGATGTTTACGTTTCTttaaaacaaacaacacacaATATGCATTACCTTAAAGCTGGGGTACCTAAGTTATattctttaactaaaaaaaactaaaaaaatcatattagcaTTATTAAGTATATCGTAACAAAAAGCATTcctgaaaaaaaatgtatgtctgcacgctgtctgtgccttataattaccgtattttcctggaccataaagcgcaccggattataaggcgcactgccgatgaatggtctattttcaacctttttaatATATAAGGCAcatcagattataaggcgcattaaaggagtcatattatatctaaatgtaaaacacttccttgtggtgtacataacatgtaatggtggttctttggtcaaaatgttgcatagatgatgttttacacatcatcttcaagccgctttctgacagtcacttcaggatgcgccgttttgtgggcggtcttatttacgtggctcaccttggacagcgtcttctccccgtcatctttgttgtagcggtgtagcgtgcaaggacgggagtggaagaagtgtcaaaagatggagctaactgttttaatgacattcacactttacttcaatcaataccggagcagcatctcctcatctggaaacaacaacaccggaaatgtgtcacatgaaaaaccgtccgaccggaactgtctaataactaaagttccttgggtaaattatgtaaactcactacaccggcatgttttagcgctttgatggcgagtttactgacagatataagtaagaactttacactactttatattagaaatggcaacagcggaggatgaatgtcccataacaagaagatagaggaggaaaaaaaagattattgtgtcgccacggactacaaaggcggacatgtgcaaattctcaggacttatgcCTAATGCTTAAAATGGGCAGAATatgaaaatattaaatgttattatgaattacgaACGTTTCATCCATCTATCGTGTGCCTGCAGCGCAGTCATTTTGGGTTCATTCGGCTGTCCCTAGCTACTTCGCCATTTGATATATTATTAGATTTTTTcctttttacagcatgtttctAGTTTTGCgggctcaatatgagtccaaaaaaACCAATGGGCAAGCGATGTGTGTTTTGAAACATTAAGGAAGTATCCACAGTGTTGTAGACATTGCCTCCCCCTCCCACTTTCTTCAGCTGAACAGCAAAAAGATGAACCGAAAAGGCAAAGGCTGTGAAatttaaggagttttgtgatttgtaACTGTGTGTGCACCACATGGCTAGTGACAGTGTCAGCAGGTCACCTGCATTGGAGGGACAGTTCAGCTACAGTAGTTTTGTcttgactttgttattaaataattcatccatcacccccttgttatgtttgtttgatatagagTACTGTATAGCGATTCATATTGTCTTCAAAGtctacaaacttttactaaaatatggacttttgtcaaggctggaactcaTTATTCATGTCTACATtgtttctgtcaggttcaaacactgatgacatctattaaacagacgagaagcaaggaatcatgcagagacagagttcaatttggctcaatgaggagacacaTGTTTTAGGCTGTACTCTAgtcacagatccaaactacgctctaaaagtccagcccgcgtgcttcctctatttatttgggaggtccctggttacatcactgaagctgtcgctgagggaagggggtaatctcgacaactccagttagacacaatatatgattatacaagaaatgcaaatgtgttgacactggtgatatcgccttgtctctggtctgtctgcgtcacggcggtgttcagccttggcagtcagcaggccgttcctggacacatactctgatacgagactggcttgcaatcttttggattgccagctttgcacagacaaagaaaaataccacttcagcacaattaataataactatagcaacggcccttaagcataagagttgtgtgttaatatatacataattattctaacagtttctTGTGGAGAAATGTTCTTTAATATACAACATTTTTTATTCAAGTTtgcaaatcgaggttccactgttagAATTTGCGGCTGAAATGAATGATCTTGTGTGAGTGAGTGCTAATGTGAGGTTTATGAAAGTGTATCTGCATTTATTTTGCAGGAGCTACACAGACTTGCTTCAGAGAGTAAAGGAGCTGTGTCGCTACTTACCTGGCCTCGAGGGTGACACCAGAGCCCGCTGCTGCAGTCAGGTGGTCATCTGCGCCGCCCTCGTCCTCTTCCGCAACGCCTTCCTCTATGTCTCGGCCGTACAGCCAGCGCTGTTCCAGGGTCAGCCTCTATCTTTGCTTCCACGTCTTGTGTTCCGAACTGTGTTCAAACTGAATGAATCTTTTTTTGGCAGGTGTGAATACTCTAAACACGGGGCCGTGGATTTTAGTGGAGGATTTGAGCTCGGTGTACCATGATGTGGATTTGGAGAGAGGAACGGTCAAACACGCGCATAAGAAACGCAAAATGGCAGATGGCAGAGAGAAGACAATGGTGAGGAtaaggcaagggtgtccaaatATTGTATTGACGAGcagcactttttaaaaatacaattggaAAAAAAGGGACTCCTGAGTATAagcaaactatggaaaaaaactgcgacttgtagtccgaaaaatacggtaaatttggtccccatgaaccatattaactctttttccccagggtccccagtaagaatgatcagcacattacttcatcaatccagagatttaaagacgtgtatgagctaactgggtgttgtgtgtgtgttttctagaGCTCCGATGATGAGGAAGGCCTAGGGAAGATGCGTGGTCGACACATCCTGGTCAACAAAACCGAGATGCCCAGCTGGTCAGAGACTCTGGAGAGCTTTTACACAGCGAGAGAAAGCTGGGACCTCCTTCATTCCCACGACAGCCTTGAAACTGGTACACACCTCCTCTCTTCCTCTCATGTGTACCCTGACACTATTCGGTACCTCTTTAAAATGGCAGTTTTAAATGATTGCCTGATTAATTGGACTGAATTTGCAAATGTGTGCTTTCTCAAGAGTTCAAAAAGATCTGTGCCACGTGGAAGACAGACAGCTGGCTTTGGTTACGAATTTTCCTCACGGACATAATCATATACCAGGCAAGAGAAAACACTCCCATAAACTAACAAATTAGGTGAAGGGTAACCATACCAATTGGAAAGAACACCAAAGTCATTTAGATGCAATGCAATTGTAGCAATTTTAGCTTTTAAACACATAAGATGCCAATTCACAGCTGTCATATGTTTCTCTATGACATATAAACAACCATTTTACTTACttataaagcaaaaaaaaattgaaattggaCATGACGTGATTTATAACAAGAGCGTTGGCCCTGTGTCCTCAAGGGACAGTACCGTAAGGCCCTGTCGAGCCTGCAGCAGATGGCCGCTGTGCAGCAACTTCACCCAGGCCAGCAGAGCCCCTCAGGCCAGACCAGTCTGGAGCACCACAGGGCCCTCATACAGCAAGCTTCCTGCCACTACGCACTGGGAGAATACAGGGTATGCACATGTACGGCTTGCATATAAAGTGTGAGAGGGAGCAATGAGATTTTACATGTGGTGTGGGCTGagttagaaacaaaaaaaatacttggCAATTTAACTACTGAGGCCCAAGCAACTGCAAACTTTAGGCCTTTATAGTTGTAATGCAATCATACACTCcatgttacaaaccccgtttccatatgagttgggaaatagtgttagatgtaaatataaacggaatacaatgatttgcaaatccttttcaagccatattcagttgaatatgctacaaagacaacatatttgatgttcaaactcataaactttattttttttgtgcaaataatcattaacttagaatttcatggctgcaacacgtgccaatgtagttgggaaaggtcatgttcaccactgtgttacatggcctttccttttaacaacactcagtaaaggtttgggaactgaggagacacatttttgaagtggaattctttcccattcttgcttgatgtacagcttaagttgttcaacagtccgggggtctcccttctgctattttaggtgccacacattttcaatgtctggactacaggcaggccagtctagtacccgcactcttttactatgaagccacgttgatgtaacacgtggcttggcattgtcttgctgaaataagcaggggcgtccatggtaacgttgcttggatggcaacatatgttgctccaaaagctgtatgtacctttcagcattaatggcgccttcacagatgtgtaagttacccatgtcttggccactaatacacccccataccatcacacatgctggcttttacactttgcgcctacaacaatccggatggttcttttcctctttggtccggaggacacgacgtccacagtttccaaaaacaatttgaaatgtggactcgtcagaccacagaacacttttccactttgcatcagtccatcttagatgagctcaggcccagcgaagccgacggcgtttctgggtgttgttgataaacggttttggccttgcataggagagttttaacttgcacttacagatgtagcgaccaactgtagttactgacagtgggtttctgaagtgttcctgagcccatgtggtgatatcttttacacactgatgtggcttgttgatgcagtacagcctgagggatggaaggtcacgggcttagctgcttacgtgcagtgatttctccacattctctgaaccctttgatgatattacggagcgtagatggtgaaatccctcaattccttgcaatagctgcttgagaaaggttgttcttaaactgttcaacaatttgctcaggcatttgttgacaaagtggtgaccctcgccccatccttgtttgtgaatgactgagcatttcatggaatctacttttatagccaatcatggcacccacctgttcccaattagcctgttcacctgtgggatgttccaaataagtgtttgatgagcattcctcaactttatcactatttattgccacctttcccaacttctttgtcacgtgttgctgccatcaaattctaaagttaatgattatttgcaaaaaaaaaatgttttatgagtttgaacatgaaatatgttgtctttgtagcatattcaactgaatatggcttgaaaaggatttgcaaatcattgtattctgtttatatttacatctaacaccatttcccaactcatatggaaacagggtttgtacttgggATCGCCATATGTTTTGTCATGGACTAAttagtttttttccttcttaCTTACTACTCAGATGGCCTGTGAGAAGCTTCTCGATGTCGTCAGTGGACTTGTAGCCCCAAACCATGAATCAACAAAGCCCTCTGAAGATCAGACAAGGGTCAAGACCAAATCCAAGAAAAGTATGTTCTCATTTTTCATTCTAAAATTTAATTTAACAGAAGAGAGACAAGCTCTGCCATCcgaggggagctcaaagtaaagccgctgctcctccacatggagaggagccagatgaggtggttcgggcatctgctcaggatgccacccgaacacctccatagggaggtgtttagggcacgtccgaccggtgggaggccacggggaagtcccaggacacgttgggaagactatgtctcccggctggcctgggaacgcctcgggatcccccgggaagagccggacgatgtggctggggagagggaagtctgggcttgcctgcttaggctgctgcccccgcgacccaacctcggataagcgggagaagatggatggatggatggacgagaGACAAAATATTTAGTTGACTTTTTTtgacttgtatttatttttttttagatttttaggaCAGACCAAacattaaacataaataaatgaaaatgcatCTAGACatagatacatccatccatccatccattttctaccgcttgtcccttatcgagctaaaataagtaaataaaataacattcagaGAGTCATAGATTCGTTAAAATCCAAATGATGTAAAACAATCCCATTTTTCCCCAGTATTATTTTCCCCTTTATGCTCTTGTAGGCAGAGTCTGAAAGCCAATATCCATTCTTCTTGCATGTTTAACATCTTGTATCAGCAGAGCTATTGATGGAATGTTTTTATTGAGCCAAAATTGGAtaatagcttctttttttttttacaaccacACAAATGATCCTATATACAGGTAGATATTCACATCCTGGAAGTATACCAAGAAACAAAGTGAAGAAGGGCAATTTCAATTCAATGCCTAAAACTGAAAACATGATTTCTATTACCTTCTTACGATTTATTGTTAGTTGAGATCAATATCATAATATCATAACAAATGATCTTTTGTTACATGTCCAAACTAGGTCATGACCTGAGATTGCTTCCATGCACCAGTAAGGCTGTGTTACCTTTCTGCCTCCAGCTGATGCTGTCCTGTTTTAAGGTATTGAGATGATGTCAATCATAGAGGTGTGACAAGAGCGTTCGCCCTGTGTCCTCAATGTTGGAAAttagtctgatatcagcaaaaaaaacaagtatggtATGATATTGACTTGCATCTAAAAACTCTGCTGGTTTACTTCTTCAAAGCCAGTGAACATCTAAAAGCACACACGGTTgggcttttcttgtattttagtcaagtcatttgcaGAAGGTAAATGTGGTAGGCTGTAGGCTACTATGAGCTAgcaactacacaacagctaagcacacaatagcacacaagctagacatgtaATAAGTGTccctaattgaacaatattgcagtttaaaacaccacatttgtcaaaataaacaagtagatatttaatgcactttgtgaagtAGCATGGAGTGATAATGAGGATGATGACGAACTGTGGAGCTATTTTACTGTTTTTGAATGAtgtataattgtttctcactgcgaGCCAAATTTACGTAATCTCATTTAATctgcaagtatcaaataattatagttgcatattacttacacatattaAGTTATTAGAAAGTACCCACTAACAAACTTATCTGGATCAGTCAATTTACTGCGTCATGCTTTtagtttaatgaattattgtgaccactaggtgtcgccaaacacaaattaacactccacttcaaaagcataaatctgtcacaaggttagtgtttttataataataataataatacattttatttggtatagcgcttttcagggtactaaaagacgctttacaggatacaaattaaaatataaaacagttaagttaaagtacccctgattgtcaaacacacactaggtgtggcgaaattattctctgcatttgactcatcacccttgatcaccccctgggaggtgaggggagcagggagcagcagcggtggccgcgcccgggaatcctttttggtgatttaacccccaattccaacccttgatgctgagtgccaagcagggaggtaatggctcccatttttatagtctttggtatgactcggccggggtttgaactcacaacctacccatctcagggcggacactctaattcaaagtaataatacataatgcaggaaatataaaagcagtacatagtaatatacataataacactggacattacaagacacagaacactaatcacaggATAGTTTATACCTATcattgttctctgagtaatttcatttgatcaaacattttctaacaatCCGCACTACAAAATGATAAAAGTGTGTACTACGATTCCTGATGATACTGAATTGATATCGGTGTCGGCCAACATTCAAGGCTCCATTATCGGTCTTGCGTCAGAAGTgagaaagttgtatcgggacacccctggtCATTTCTATGTTTTATCAATCAGATCTAGAGAAGACAACAAATACTTTCTGCTGTTTTTGTTCACACTTCAACATAAATTCTCCTCATTTGTTTCACTCAGCTGCGCGCCTTCACAGACAACAGGGACGACTTGTCGCTGGGTCACGTGGTGGTGCTCCTGCAGTACGACTGGCCTCAGGGCGAGATGCTTTTtctcaaggctgtggacaagatCTGCCAGCAAGGCGGTTTCCAGTATGAGAATTTCTTCAATTACGTCACCAGTATCCTGCCATGGTTCTCTCCAAATGCTCCTACCACTAGAACTTGTCTTTTCTTGTCTCCAATGCTATATATTCTTGAGCTCACTTCCATTGTCAGACATCGACATGCTGGAGGAATTTGCATACTTGCGTACGCCAGATGGAGGGAGGATCCAGCTGGAGCTGCTGCCCAACCAGGGGATACTGATTAAGTAAGCTCCTCACATCCGATCTGTCAGCATGGTGCGGTTCACTTGATGGTTGAATACTTGGCCCGCGTGGCAACTTAGCTAATAAAGTACAAAACCTAAATAGGAGCGGGCTTTAGAGAAGAGGCTTTTGTGTTCTGTCAATGTAAAAACCCCTTTAGGCCTTGTTGCAGACTTTAAAACAGTTGAATGCACCCGCACTGACCGAGTCTTTGAATGTTGCTGTTCCTCAGGAACCCTAGCCCCGCCCTGGGGGTGGAGTTAAACACCCTTCTGCTACAAGGGGTTCACACGATGGACAGGTACCCCAGGCCCCTCCTGCTACAGTGCCCATCCCTCCCGCCTCCCCCACACACAAGTCACATTTCATTGCCAATTTCAAGGCCTGTCATCCCCCCCCCAATTCTTTATTTGGGCCGATCATTTAAGAATAAGTCGTCGTCGCTGTTTGGTTTATTTGAGCCATTGCTCGTCTTTCTGTGGTCATCGCCGAGATGATATTGTTCCTTGTATAGTTAGTTTCTTTTTGCCTTTTCATAACACTTGGTCTCATTTCATTTGTGCTTTTGTTTCGTGTTTATCGTTGATTGTTTTGCCCTAAGAGGGTTGGTTCATGTGGGATTAAAACCTTTAAAATTGTATCTATTTTGTCCCGCCCCTGTGTCAGACACCACACCGTGACGAGGGGGATCACTAAAGGAGTGAAGGAGGACTTCCGCCTGGCCATGGAGAGGCAAGTGTCTCGTTGCGGAGAGAACCTGCTGAGCGTGCTGCACCGTTTTTGTATCAACGAGAAAATCATCATCGTCCAGTCTCTCCCTTGACGCCATAAAGCCTTCTCAAAACGAGGTTGGACTGACTCTTTGACCTCTCGTACTACAAGAGACACTGAAAACTTTTTTGTACAATGGTGTCATTTTCTTGTGTTTGCTAACTTACAGCATTTTAATGGTATCATCATGATGGGATATTTTGTAGATATCGATAAAAGAACCTGCATTTTGCTTACCTTTTGTGGGAATGTTTATTCGGAACAATTTGACTTGACCTTTTAAATGAGATATATGATAACTGCCGCTATTGGACACAAGGTGGCAGCATTTAGTAAACCCAACCTAACCCTCCCAATAAGTGTGATGCGGTGCAGTTCTTCACCACTGCAAACTAATATCGCCTGGAGAATGACATTCATTTCCATTTTATTGCATTAATAAATAGAATCATGAAAATATATCAAATTAAAAGGATCAGAAagaaatatacatttacaaaacccaaatccagtgaagttggcatgttgtgtaaatggtaaataaaaacagaatacaatgatttgcaaatccttttcaacttatattcaattgaacacactgcaaagacaagatatttaatgtcagaactgagaaactaatgttttttttttgtgcaaataatcattaaattagaatttaatggcagcaaaaaagttggcacaggggcatttttaccactgtgtcacatggcctttccttttaacaacacccagtaaacatttgggaactgaggagaccaatttctgaagcttctcaggtggaattatttcccattcttgcttgatgtacagcttaagttgttcaacagtccgggggtctcccttctgctatttttggcttcataatgcgccacacattttcaatgggagacaggtctggactacaggcaggccagtctagtacccgcactcttttactatgaagccacactgttgtaacacgtacagaatgtggctcggcattgtcttgctgaaataagcaggggcgtccatggtaacgttgcttggatggcaacatatgttgctccaaaagctgtatgtacctttcaacattaatggtgccttcacagatgtgtaagttacccatgtcttgggcactaatacacccccataccatcacacatgctgcctttta carries:
- the ints10 gene encoding integrator complex subunit 10 isoform X2, whose amino-acid sequence is MSAQKDCEFLVKRARELVPDDPCAAKAWLITARTLYPADFNIQYEMYIIERNAEKTSCAGRLLYDMFLNFPDQPIVWREISVITAALRSDSQDKHSQFLRGLFETLPGRIQCEMLLKATEQCFNTLEKAEMLLLLLKRFPESVVQHGVSLGETLLEAEASEKVESPVNCFRKLFVCDVLPLLINNMDMRLPASLMQKYILKAAEFYIGYVARGPSPDGPMNVSQEGGPLKSPSVSRGSQRYVIDGLSEKSSVVAEPWERLLDLLAVVGARCEWQGDKGQRSYTDLLQRVKELCRYLPGLEGDTRARCCSQVVICAALVLFRNAFLYVSAVQPALFQGVNTLNTGPWILVEDLSSVYHDVDLERGTVKHAHKKRKMADGREKTMSSDDEEGLGKMRGRHILVNKTEMPSWSETLESFYTARESWDLLHSHDSLETEFKKICATWKTDSWLWLRIFLTDIIIYQGQYRKALSSLQQMAAVQQLHPGQQSPSGQTSLEHHRALIQQASCHYALGEYRMACEKLLDVVSGLVAPNHESTKPSEDQTRVKTKSKKSHDLRLLPCTSKAVLPFCLQLMLSCFKLRAFTDNRDDLSLGHVVVLLQYDWPQGEMLFLKAVDKICQQGGFQYENFFNYVTNIDMLEEFAYLRTPDGGRIQLELLPNQGILIKHHTVTRGITKGVKEDFRLAMERQVSRCGENLLSVLHRFCINEKIIIVQSLP
- the ints10 gene encoding integrator complex subunit 10 isoform X3, which produces MYIIERNAEKTSCAGRLLYDMFLNFPDQPIVWREISVITAALRSDSQDKHSQFLRGLFETLPGRIQCEMLLKATEQCFNTLEKAEMLLLLLKRFPESVVQHGVSLGETLLEAEASEKVESPVNCFRKLFVCDVLPLLINNMDMRLPASLMQKYILKAAEFYIGYVARGPSPDGPMNVSQEGGPLKSPSVSRGSQRYVIDGLSEKSSVVAEPWERLLDLLAVVGARCEWQGDKGQRSYTDLLQRVKELCRYLPGLEGDTRARCCSQVVICAALVLFRNAFLYVSAVQPALFQGVNTLNTGPWILVEDLSSVYHDVDLERGTVKHAHKKRKMADGREKTMSSDDEEGLGKMRGRHILVNKTEMPSWSETLESFYTARESWDLLHSHDSLETEFKKICATWKTDSWLWLRIFLTDIIIYQGQYRKALSSLQQMAAVQQLHPGQQSPSGQTSLEHHRALIQQASCHYALGEYRMACEKLLDVVSGLVAPNHESTKPSEDQTRVKTKSKKSHDLRLLPCTSKAVLPFCLQLMLSCFKLRAFTDNRDDLSLGHVVVLLQYDWPQGEMLFLKAVDKICQQGGFQYENFFNYVTNIDMLEEFAYLRTPDGGRIQLELLPNQGILIKNPSPALGVELNTLLLQGVHTMDRHHTVTRGITKGVKEDFRLAMERQVSRCGENLLSVLHRFCINEKIIIVQSLP
- the ints10 gene encoding integrator complex subunit 10 isoform X1; this translates as MSAQKDCEFLVKRARELVPDDPCAAKAWLITARTLYPADFNIQYEMYIIERNAEKTSCAGRLLYDMFLNFPDQPIVWREISVITAALRSDSQDKHSQFLRGLFETLPGRIQCEMLLKATEQCFNTLEKAEMLLLLLKRFPESVVQHGVSLGETLLEAEASEKVESPVNCFRKLFVCDVLPLLINNMDMRLPASLMQKYILKAAEFYIGYVARGPSPDGPMNVSQEGGPLKSPSVSRGSQRYVIDGLSEKSSVVAEPWERLLDLLAVVGARCEWQGDKGQRSYTDLLQRVKELCRYLPGLEGDTRARCCSQVVICAALVLFRNAFLYVSAVQPALFQGVNTLNTGPWILVEDLSSVYHDVDLERGTVKHAHKKRKMADGREKTMSSDDEEGLGKMRGRHILVNKTEMPSWSETLESFYTARESWDLLHSHDSLETEFKKICATWKTDSWLWLRIFLTDIIIYQGQYRKALSSLQQMAAVQQLHPGQQSPSGQTSLEHHRALIQQASCHYALGEYRMACEKLLDVVSGLVAPNHESTKPSEDQTRVKTKSKKSHDLRLLPCTSKAVLPFCLQLMLSCFKLRAFTDNRDDLSLGHVVVLLQYDWPQGEMLFLKAVDKICQQGGFQYENFFNYVTNIDMLEEFAYLRTPDGGRIQLELLPNQGILIKNPSPALGVELNTLLLQGVHTMDRHHTVTRGITKGVKEDFRLAMERQVSRCGENLLSVLHRFCINEKIIIVQSLP